From Caldilineales bacterium, one genomic window encodes:
- a CDS encoding O-antigen ligase family protein: MERQPQPSAWPRRRLVAVALSSLLILAAVVVMAGYGWLLVQQPDLAAQMTALIVMLAAIGLILLDPVAGFLVWLFLTPFANYLPLNLNMPAGVPDLGFTRVVGGFLLLFLLAEIARGRRRLAPLTLVEAALPVFVLALALSAWRSINGWLWGLQAVFDSFLVALIAYLIARHLILTRPQFRLLAATLMAVGAIVAVLTISEQLTGWTLFRAESTAEFYAPGIRKVAAVLGHPAYIAVTLALLLALAIEQLQARPGRRRGLLLAGLSLLYLAAVYLTYNRSGWLAALLSLLVSALVFPRFRRLGLPLLAAGAIALTLAWGTGRLSLEDSAAGERLTAESPVDYRLEALQTGLQLVRQNPALGVGWGSFGRLAARAGFRPGANVHVLPSTHNSYLNFLVSGGVVLLGAYLALMAAVALALLRLTLRFRRQAPPSPLLAAWVILLAYVLPTGAFDNNYSIYANIVFWSVMGGAMGVGLGE; the protein is encoded by the coding sequence ATGGAAAGGCAACCACAGCCCTCCGCCTGGCCGCGCCGCCGGCTTGTGGCCGTCGCCCTCAGCAGCCTCCTGATCCTGGCGGCCGTGGTCGTCATGGCCGGCTACGGCTGGCTGCTGGTGCAGCAGCCCGATCTGGCTGCGCAGATGACAGCCCTCATCGTCATGCTCGCCGCCATCGGCCTGATCCTGCTCGACCCGGTGGCCGGCTTCCTGGTCTGGCTCTTCCTCACGCCCTTCGCCAACTACCTGCCCCTCAACCTCAACATGCCCGCCGGCGTGCCCGACCTGGGCTTCACCCGCGTCGTCGGCGGCTTTTTGCTGCTCTTTCTCCTGGCCGAGATCGCCCGTGGGCGCAGGCGGCTGGCCCCGCTCACCCTGGTCGAGGCGGCGCTGCCCGTGTTCGTCCTGGCCCTGGCTCTGTCGGCCTGGCGCTCGATCAACGGCTGGTTGTGGGGCCTGCAGGCCGTGTTCGATAGCTTCCTGGTCGCGCTCATCGCCTACCTGATCGCCCGCCATCTCATCCTCACCCGCCCTCAGTTCCGCCTTCTGGCTGCGACCTTGATGGCGGTGGGCGCCATCGTCGCCGTCCTGACGATCAGCGAACAACTGACAGGTTGGACACTCTTCCGGGCCGAGAGCACAGCCGAGTTCTACGCCCCCGGCATCCGCAAAGTGGCGGCCGTCCTCGGCCATCCGGCCTACATCGCCGTCACCCTGGCCCTGCTGCTGGCCCTGGCCATCGAGCAACTCCAGGCCCGCCCCGGACGACGGCGGGGCCTGCTCCTGGCCGGGCTGAGTCTCCTCTACCTGGCCGCCGTCTACCTCACCTACAACCGCTCCGGCTGGCTGGCGGCCCTGCTGTCGCTGTTGGTCTCGGCGCTCGTTTTCCCACGTTTCCGCCGCCTGGGTCTGCCACTGCTGGCCGCCGGGGCCATCGCCCTCACCCTGGCCTGGGGAACGGGCCGGCTCAGCCTGGAGGATTCGGCCGCCGGCGAGCGCCTGACCGCCGAATCGCCGGTCGATTACCGCCTTGAAGCCCTGCAGACGGGCCTGCAACTCGTCCGGCAGAACCCGGCCCTGGGTGTGGGCTGGGGCAGCTTTGGCCGCCTGGCCGCGCGCGCCGGTTTCCGGCCCGGCGCCAACGTCCATGTCCTGCCCAGCACCCACAACAGCTACCTCAATTTCCTGGTCTCGGGCGGCGTCGTTCTCTTGGGCGCCTACCTGGCCCTCATGGCCGCCGTTGCCCTGGCCCTGTTGCGGCTGACGCTGCGCTTTCGTCGCCAGGCGCCGCCCTCGCCCCTCCTGGCTGCCTGGGTCATCCTGCTGGCCTATGTCCTCCCCACTGGCGCCTTCGACAACAACTACTCCATCTACGCCAACATCGTTTTCTGGTCGGTGATGGGCGGGGCGATGGGAGTGGGGTTGGGCGAGTGA